A genome region from Erigeron canadensis isolate Cc75 chromosome 3, C_canadensis_v1, whole genome shotgun sequence includes the following:
- the LOC122590863 gene encoding pectinesterase inhibitor 7-like — MARIALTLLFFSLPIFFGFLGIIMVESKSGARVYLEAQCRTAVYRDLCIETLLPYVSKKTMLGPQQLARVSLAVCLMKAKQTKEYVNMVAKHLNETTKSTSHGNNNNQAVEECLRQINDGVDQITRSVREFQLMGKDGEENFVQHEGNVQSWVGAALTNADLCIDGLLGDGIGGKEKAIIKAKFLNVKHHASNSLAMFNRFTLRHRASHIVKNP, encoded by the coding sequence ATGGCTCGAATTGCTCTTACTCTGTTGTTTTTTTCGCTACCAATATTCTTTGGATTTCTAGGCATAATAATGGTCGAATCTAAATCTGGTGCCAGGGTATATCTCGAGGCACAATGTCGAACTGCAGTATATCGTGATCTTTGCATCGAAACTCTTTTACCATACGTGTCGAAAAAAACCATGCTAGGTCCACAACAATTAGCTCGTGTTTCACTAGCCGTGTGTCTAATGAAAGCGAAACAAACAAAGGAGTATGTTAACATGGTGGCAAAACATCTCAATGAAACGACTAAGAGTACTAGTCACggaaacaacaacaaccaagCCGTTGAAGAGTGTTTGCGTCAAATCAACGATGGGGTGGATCAAATAACGCGTTCGGTTAGGGAATTTCAGCTAATGGGAAAGGATGGAGAAGAAAATTTCGTCCAACATGAGGGTAACGTTCAAAGTTGGGTTGGCGCGGCACTAACAAATGCTGATTTGTGTATTGACGGACTATTAGGGGATGGAATCGGAGGTAAAGAAAAGGCGATAATCAAAGCCAAGTTTTTGAATGTGAAGCATCATGCTAGTAATTCACTTGCTATGTTTAATCGTTTTACTTTGAGACATCGCGCCTCTCATATCGTCAAGAATCCTTAA
- the LOC122592148 gene encoding pectinesterase inhibitor 9-like, whose protein sequence is MAQYFLCFLVISLTIFAFSITTVESRSRARMYLELQCRSALYPDLCVETLLPYVSRSGLPSPQMLSQISLATCLSKARYTKTYLNMIAKKLLVNETGSSVDESSEYNYQAIEECLRQINDGVNQITHSFKELQQIGKDGDEKFVWHESNVQTWVSAALTDATTCIDGLLGDGMISRRDIMMIKARFLNVKQLASNSLAMFSRFTTRYRASRGIKNPKILT, encoded by the coding sequence atggcACAATACTTTCTCTGTTTCTTAGTTATATCTCTCACAATCTTTGCATTTTCGATCACCACTGTCGAGTCTCGTTCTCGTGCAAGGATGTACCTTGAGTTACAATGTCGATCGGCGTTATATCCTGATCTATGTGTCGAAACTCTTTTACCATATGTTAGCAGATCAGGATTACCAAGCCCTCAAATGTTGTCTCAAATTTCACTAGCTACATGTCTATCCAAAGCTCGATATACCAAAACCTATCTTAACATGATAGCAAAGAAATTACTCGTAAATGAAACCGGTTCATCAGTAGATGAGTCGTCTGAATATAACTACCAAGCAATAGAAGAATGTCTACGCCAAATTAACGATGGAGTGAACCAAATTACACATTCCTTTAAGGAGTTGCAACAAATAGGAAAGGATGGGGATGAAAAGTTTGTGTGGCACGAGAGCAACGTGCAAACTTGGGTAAGCGCCGCCTTGACAGATGCCACGACCTGCATCGACGGGCTCTTGGGTGATGGGATGATAAGCAGGAGGGATATTATGATGATTAAAGCACGGTTTTTGAATGTGAAGCAACTGGCTAGTAATTCTCTTGCCATGTTTAGTAGGTTCACAACAAGATATCGTGCCTCTCGTGGCATAAAGAATCCTAAAATTTTGACATAA